One Dreissena polymorpha isolate Duluth1 chromosome 9, UMN_Dpol_1.0, whole genome shotgun sequence genomic window carries:
- the LOC127845055 gene encoding uncharacterized protein LOC127845055, with amino-acid sequence MKIKVFVILALSAFMKCANCLWAITYTADSGLTCYLCPPGMFFVKDCSQDYETAVCSPCPNGHYKAIYGKADKCQPCSSVCPNTNYESPADQPEIITANCTSTTDIKCECKPGFWREGVFHGMCRRSKLCEEGHGVKALATGNADTICEPCEPGQTFSNKSSASEKCQPCTKCDALMYVGRACQPKRDTECILLSTLFTTESTTSPNTQESHNTLYLGIGLGLGALVFAGVVIISLVWWKRNHAARSSSKDQHSSSESTHSSESDLGPTSKNDGFNAMSETSTLNGGHNILSNLSCPVESDHCISGPSVDRGILKKEKDNTLSQSMMDIYCDVMLSVGAIIRSNEVVGTGFRVGKQYIVTARHVVMEIIDPRKCGAQIFSKLKEASIVFTDNPLDPSAMHYNFNAESFYFDKDLDFAILEIAHTDGMLPKKLTLRKEPFNRVDTVSLIGYGHPGNPNKHFENSCQIIDINSRAIDIAHTVFRQNIDIFREGLLQTYDRSMVDNGYQGYESQHLILMHCFMEHGASGSPILACVNPSAGIVEVVGVLTRGFPEFYFCLDKRHKNYLPDNCRFEAGSRMESIHERMTGLPNEMMADLFG; translated from the exons atgaaaataaaagtattcGTAATTTTGGCACTGAGTGCGTTTATGAAGTGCGCCAATTGCCTCTGGGCGATCACATATACAGCAGACAGTGGATTGACCTGCTACCTATGCCCACCAGGAATGTTCTTCGTAAAAGACTGTTCGCAGGACTATGAAACAGCGGTTTGCAGCCCGTGTCCGAATGGACATTACAAAGCAATATATGGTAAGGCCGATAAGTGTCAGCCTTGTTCTTCCGTATGTCCGAATACGAATTATGAATCACCTGCCGATCAACCGGAAATTATCACTGCCAACTGCACGAGTACGACAGACATAAAATGTGAGTGCAAGCCAGGATTTTGGCGGGAGGGTGTATTCCACGGCATGTGTCGAAGATCAAAGTTGTGTGAAGAAGGGCACGGTGTAAAAGCATTAG CCACGGGCAACGCTGACACCATCTGCGAACCGTGTGAGCCCGGTCAGACGTTTTCAAATAAATCGTCTGCAAGCGAAAAATGCCAGCCTTGTACGAAATGTGACGCTCTGATGTACGTCGGGCGTGCATGTCAACCAAAAAGAGATACAGAGTGTATTCTTCTTTCGACGTTGTTTACAACAGAAAGTACAA CTTCACCAAACACGCAAGAATCCCATAATACGCTATATCTCGGCATAGGATTAGGTTTGGGCGCACTTGTGTTTGCTGGAGTAGTAATTATCAGTCTTGTATGGTGGAAACGTAACCATG CTGCTAGAAGCTCGTCAAAGGACCAACATAGTTCTTCAGAAAGCACTCATAGCAGCGAATCAGATCTGGGACCAACGTCCAAAAATGATGGCTTTAACGCTATGTCTGAAACGTCTACTTTGAACGGTGGCCACAATATTCTTAGCAACCTTTCATGTCCTGTTG AGAGTGACCATTGTATCTCAGGACCATCCGTCGACCGTGGCATTTTGAAG AAGGAGAAAGACAATACATTATCTCAGAGTATGATGGATATCTATTGCGATGTGATGTTGTCAGTCGGCGCAATTATAAGATCTAACGAGGTGGTTGGTACCGGATTTAGAGTAGGAAAACAATACATAGTAACCGCTCGGCATGTTGTTATGGAAATTATAG ACCCAAGGAAATGTGGAGCACAAATCTTTTCAAAATTAAAAGAAGCGTCTATTGTGTTCACTGATAATCCGCTGGATCCATCGGCCATGCACTACAACTTCAACGCAGAGAGTTTTTATTTCGATAAAGATCTAGATTTTGCTATCCTAGAAATAGCTCACACCGATGGGATGTTGCCAAAAAAGCTAACACTTAGAAAAGAACCATTCAATCGTGTCGACACTGTCTCGTTGATTGGGTATGGTCACCCAGGAAATCCGAATAAGCATTTTGAGAACAGTTGCCAAATCATAGACATAAATTCACGTGCAATTGATATTGCACACACAGTTTTCCGCCAAAACATTGACATATTCCGTGAAGGCTTGCTGCAGACATATGATCGCTCGATGGTGGATAACGGTTATCAGGGCTACGAGTCCCAACATTTAATACTGATGCATTGCTTTATGGAACACGGTGCTTCAGGTTCACCCATTCTGGCCTGCGTCAATCCATCGGCAGGGATCGTAGAAGTTGTTGGAGTTCTTACTCGTGGTTTTCccgaattttatttttgtttagacAAAAGACATAAAAATTATCTACCTGATAATTGTAGATTTGAAGCAGGATCCCGAATGGAATCTATACATGAACGCATGACTGGCCTACCGAACGAAATGATGGCGGATTTGTTTGGTTAA